GTCTCCCTTATTTATTCTGCCACTTAGCAAATTATAATTTACTGCCTTATGTATGGTACCATCATAGCAAACACGCGCTAACGCAATTGAATCATCTTCATATATTATATCCATTACTATACCTTTTCTTATCCTTATCATTTATACTTTTCTCCCCAGGCGATCTATATATTTTAATATGCTGCTTTTTTCTATCAGCGCGCTTATGGATTTTCTGTCTCCATAAAATTCTATTAACAGCAGCAGCAATAAAATTACAGTTTTTATTATAATATTGTCTGAAGATATCAAACTTAACCCCGCCAGCATGCCTATTGTATTCGATCCTGTATCGCCCATGATGCATATCTCTTTGAACTCATATGGCACATAAAATAAGAGCAGCAGCATGAAGCCGGAATTCACTCCCAGATAAAAGGCATCCGCCCTAAGGATAAGTAAAAATAAAAAAAAGACTCCATACACCTTTATAGCCCTTCCGGGCCGCAGATCCATCATATTGAAAAAATTCTGTGACAGGCACAAGAGCACAACGTTCAATATAAGGCTGATGCCCCTAAACCCTGAAAAGGCGCATATTGTAAATGAAATCAGGATGCAAAACATTGCCTTTAAAAACCCTGAAGTAACTTTGCCATTCAATGCAGCGCCAATATGCTGCCTTATACCTTTTCTTCCATCGGCAAAGCCATCATCGATATGCCCTGCAAGGGCTGCCGATAATGTTCCGGTACATATTACCAGGATACTTGCCTTTAAAGAGCGATAATCATACTTCATCATGGCTGCAAGCTCCAGCGCTGCGCTTGCGATCAATATGTATATGATGAATAAAATTCCGGCGGAATTTGATACGGTTCCACCCCTGTAATTTTTTGCGTGATTGGATTGGCTATTTATAAAATCGATTATTCCGGGCAAAATGACCAATGAGCAAAATATTGAAGAAACAAGGGGAATTATATATATCAACGGCTATCGCCTCCATAGAATATTTAAAAGAGTTATTATTATGTCGTAGAATTGCTTCGTTCTATGCATAAAACCCGATGCATTCACATATGTGTACCTGTGCGACAAATCGGCGTCTTTGACTTTTATGAAACAGCCCTTATTCAACAAATCGATGAGCATGCCGACTTCCAGGCCATATCCACGGTACCTTCCGCCTTTAAAGTCTTTTAACGCTTTTGCATTTATCACCCTTTGCCCCGAAAGAGGACATGGGAAATCCACCCCTGTAAAAAATTTGACACTGAAGCTTGCAAACGCCTTTAATAATCCAAAACCTCCCGTACCGGTCATGGTGGGTAATCTTGCTACGCAGGCATCGCATTCGTTTCCAATTACCATATCTATTAGGGGTTCAATGTTTGATGCGGAATATCCAAGGTCCCCGTCCAGAAATACATAAATATCGGCGTTTGATATCTTTAGTGCTTCCTCTACAGACTCCGCCTTACCCATATTTTTGGCGTGCTTTATTATATCTATTCCGCCGATTCCCTCTATTATATTCAGGGTATTATCCTTGGAACCATCATCTATAGCTATTATCCTGTTTATGGATTTTATCCTTTTGACAGAATTTATCGTATCATATGCATATTTTTCTTCATTATAAAAAGGAATTATCGCACATATTCTAACCATGATATCTTTTAATCAAAATTGAGAAATACTTTCAGTTCATCTATTATACTTCCCTTAAAAAGCCATGATACGATGATTAAAAAAATAAGGATTAAAAAAAGTGCGGACGATTTAACATATGCATCATCATATTTTAGCAGGCTGCTTATCCCCTTGAGGTCTATTATGTTCGATCCGTACAGCACCCTTATTATAGCCGTGCTTGACATCCCGGATCTTCCTTTTTCAGAGAATTCGTCTATACATGTATGGCTTCCAATTATATATATTTTCGATGCCCCTTTCATTTTCGCCGTGTAAAGTGCGGCATCCTCCGATGTACCCTTTAGCAAAACCTGTTTATAAGTGAGACCTAAATTCTTGATTCTTAATGCTCCCGGTGCATATCCGTTCGTATACGAATGAACAAGTATCTCACTGCAGTTTAAAAGGCTTTTATCGCTCACGCTATCCATATCGCCTATGATTATGTCGCATTTTATGCCGGCGTCGAATGCAGCGTCAGCCCCTCCGTCGACTCCCATTACGACAGGAGCGATGTTTTTTATGATATTTGAGACTGATTTCAAATCATCTATATAGCCTCGTCCCCTGCAAATTATGAGAACATCCCTTCCGCAAATAGGCGTCTTAAGCTCCGGCATGGGATGATTCCCTGTAAAATACCTGGATTCCCTTATCATAAATCCTGCGGTATTTTTTATGAACCTGTAATTATTATCTTCCATATATAAGTTTTCTATGTCTTTTTCGAAGATTTCGCGGCAGGATGAAACCATCGTGCCGTTTATATATATTTTATTGTCTGAAATTTCGGCCATGTCACCGTCTTTCACCCCATCGAAAAAATCTTCCTGCAATGCGTCAAAAATCCTGATGCCGCTCTTTAGCAGATATCCTATGCCCTCATTGCATCCATTTTTATCTATGGAATCGCAACAGTTTATAACGGCCTTTATTTTTTTATGCCTTAACTCTTCAGCTGCTACAAGATCCAGCGCCTTATGCCTTATTACAGCCATTCCCCTTTTATCTATTTTGTGAATAAGCCTTTTTGTATATGCATCCTTGAATACTTTGCCGTATATATTGCCTTTCAATAGTAACACATCCTCGTAATACATCTGCATTGTTTTTATAATACTATTTTGTGCAATTAGCGAAATATAATGTTATCAATCATATGCAAACGGCAAAAAGAAAACCGGCTTTTTAAAAGTCGGTTTTCTTTATCTCTTCGGCATATTTTATCAATATATCCTTTTTATTTAATTCCGGGTTTTCAATAACCTTATTGATAAGCGCATCTATCATCAATCCGATAGTCCTGCCGTCATTGACACCTATTTTCTTAATGTCATTTCCATCAATACACAGCATTTTTCTGTTGAAACATTCATTTTTGTTTAAAATATCCTGTACGATTTCTTTTATATTATCTATTTTTATAAGCTTTTCATGTTCATTATCTGCCCTTGCAAGAGCTTCCCGTACTGCCAGCAGATGTATAAAGCATTCTTCTCCTGTTTCTTTCAGTTCACTCTTAATGGATACCCTGTCCTCTTTTAGTTTGATGCCCCGAAAATGCAACGTTTTGTCCACATTGTCAATAATGCTGTTTTGGAACTTTAACCTTTTTAATATACCTGCTGCCAGGCTCGCAATTTCATAAAACATTATAGTTAACCTTACCACAAGATCTTTATCGGATTCATCAATGCATTTTATTAAATGCCCTTCGCCGCGGTACAGTTTAACATGATCGGAAAGCTCGGGTATAATATTATCCATAAGTCCTGCTTTAAACAAAAGGCTCAATTTCCCGGCATTATCCGAAAGAAGCATCTTGCAAAGCTCATCTTTTATCCTTTCACAGCTTATCTTTTTTATAAGCGCAGCATTTACAACGATAGAATCAAATGTATACTTATCGATTT
This genomic stretch from Clostridiales bacterium harbors:
- a CDS encoding glycosyltransferase translates to MVRICAIIPFYNEEKYAYDTINSVKRIKSINRIIAIDDGSKDNTLNIIEGIGGIDIIKHAKNMGKAESVEEALKISNADIYVFLDGDLGYSASNIEPLIDMVIGNECDACVARLPTMTGTGGFGLLKAFASFSVKFFTGVDFPCPLSGQRVINAKALKDFKGGRYRGYGLEVGMLIDLLNKGCFIKVKDADLSHRYTYVNASGFMHRTKQFYDIIITLLNILWRR
- the steA gene encoding putative cytokinetic ring protein SteA; this translates as MKGNIYGKVFKDAYTKRLIHKIDKRGMAVIRHKALDLVAAEELRHKKIKAVINCCDSIDKNGCNEGIGYLLKSGIRIFDALQEDFFDGVKDGDMAEISDNKIYINGTMVSSCREIFEKDIENLYMEDNNYRFIKNTAGFMIRESRYFTGNHPMPELKTPICGRDVLIICRGRGYIDDLKSVSNIIKNIAPVVMGVDGGADAAFDAGIKCDIIIGDMDSVSDKSLLNCSEILVHSYTNGYAPGALRIKNLGLTYKQVLLKGTSEDAALYTAKMKGASKIYIIGSHTCIDEFSEKGRSGMSSTAIIRVLYGSNIIDLKGISSLLKYDDAYVKSSALFLILIFLIIVSWLFKGSIIDELKVFLNFD
- a CDS encoding CCA tRNA nucleotidyltransferase; its protein translation is MEIKLPEGAKYILKKLYSSGYKGYIVGGCVRDSLLGKVPADFDIASNAQPCDVMDMFKDFKLLSTGLKHGTVTVIIDNMPFEVTTFRKEGAYSDYRRPDHVEFIGTIDEDLSRRDFTINSMAYNPREGLVDLYGGYEDLCNGIIRCVGDADARFKEDALRMMRAIRFSAQLGFEIDKYTFDSIVVNAALIKKISCERIKDELCKMLLSDNAGKLSLLFKAGLMDNIIPELSDHVKLYRGEGHLIKCIDESDKDLVVRLTIMFYEIASLAAGILKRLKFQNSIIDNVDKTLHFRGIKLKEDRVSIKSELKETGEECFIHLLAVREALARADNEHEKLIKIDNIKEIVQDILNKNECFNRKMLCIDGNDIKKIGVNDGRTIGLMIDALINKVIENPELNKKDILIKYAEEIKKTDF